In Lolium rigidum isolate FL_2022 chromosome 7, APGP_CSIRO_Lrig_0.1, whole genome shotgun sequence, the DNA window TGGCCAGGGTGGGCGGTAGTAGTCAAAGAGCATCAGAGAGGGATCTAAGGGACATGATGCGATGAGCAGATTTTTAATCTGTCTACGCAAATATTGATAGCGTAGCACAATAAACCTACGCTACCAAGAGGAACTTAGTAGTAGAATACCCTATTTTTGGTATGCTGCTAGTATTTTGGGACCGTATGGACCCCTAGGTCCCAGTTACTCGTGGCATGTTCCATGCGTACGCTAGTAGTATGATTCGACACACCCAGATTTTGCACGCTACTAGGAGCCGATGGGTGCGAGAGGTAATGCTGCTCGATGGCTTTCACTCACTGAGTCACGCGACCGTGATGGGATAGCGATGTTGATTAATCGGCTAAAAGTAATGTTGGAGATTAAATGATGTGTAATTTTAGTATTGCTGTCTAAAGTACCGTCGAAGAGAGCAAGAGATAAATAGTATTTTTCCAAATAAAAGAGGGGGCAAAGAGTGGAGTTATTGTATAAGAGTTTTAAAAAAAGCTGAATTACCGACGGAAAATGAGCCACCCACGAAAAATACTGAAGGATACTTATTGTGGAGAAGTGATAGTTGCAAAAAGTGTGTGGAAAAACTGTTGCCAACTAATGTAGAGTAATTACCATCGGAAAATTACGACCATAAAGTTGTGTCGGAGAATTACCCGCCAAAGTGGAAAAAATACTATTGCCAACTGATGAAGAATTATGGTTGAAAAATTACGCACCTTCAAAAAAGTACGAAAGTATAATTACGATCAAAAAAGTACGGTCAGAAAGTTGAGTGGACGAACGACGATCGAGGGATTAAAAAAGGAATGTAAAAAAGTGTTATTGCAAGCACGAAAGTTATGACCCAAAAGTTGTGTCGAGAAATCAccaccaaaaaataaaaagatgtATTTTAAAAAGTAACTATCTAGGAGTAAAGTACGTTACACTGGGTAACCACCGAAAAAAAATAACGATCAAAAAGTTACGGAACAAATCAATATCAAAAGATAGAGAAGAAAAAACGGTAAATAAAAAGGTTGCAcaacaaaattgaaaaaaagaaaagaaaaggatagCACCTACTTGGCACGATGTGATTGAaatatatactacctccgtctcaaaaaggatgtccaaattcaaattagtgtatagatacatctaaaatttGACAAACCTTTGACACTCTTttgtagacggagggagtaatagtaGCTCTGGTGCAAGGAGGCGTGGAACACGGAAAGCTACCTTCCAATTTTTATATATGTACAGATATATAGATGAGATctcataatagatagatagacttGTTGTGTTTGATACTGTAGATGATTTTATCTTTTAAAATTTTGATGACTTTATTAGATTTATTATAGACAGTGACTCAGCCCATGTTGCCCCACGCCCCCACCAGGACAAAACTGAGGCGTGCTAGAGAGGACAAAGATCTGGTCGGAACTCGGAAGCGTGTCCAAATAACTCAGATTATTATGTACGTTCGGCATCAGCGCGCAGACCGTCCACATAACTCGGAAATATTGACTACTAATAGTGCGGCTGCAAGCTCCTGCCTCCCGATTAAATGAAAACCATTCTCATGGAGCTAAACGCAGCCTCTCTCCTCTCTGTCGCTCTCGTTTCACTGGCGATTCTTGTCTCCGTATTACTTGGCCGGAGATCCACACCAGATTCCAAAAAGAAGAGGCGGCCTCCCGGTCCACGGCGTCTCCCCTTAATCGggaacctcctccacctcctcacgTCGGAGCCGCCGGTGGCTCTCCGGGACCTGGCGAGGAAGCATGGCCCGGTGATGTACCTGCGGCTGGGCCAGGTCGACACCGTGGTGGTCTCCTCGCCGGCGGCCGCGCAGGAGGTGCTCCGCGACACGAACCTGGCCTTCGCGTCGCGGCCGAGCTTCGTGGCCACGGAGATCGTCTGCTACGGGAACCTGGACGTGGCCTTCGCGCCCTACGGCGCGTACTGGAGGACGCTGCGCAAGATCTGCACGGTGGAGCTCCTCAGCGCGCGGAAGGTGAGGCAGTTCGCGGCCATCAGGGACGACGAGACCCTTGCCCTGGTCCGAGCTGTCCAGCGCGCCGCGGCCGGCGGAGGCGGTGAGCCGGTCGACCTCGGCAGGCTGCTCATGTCCTGCACGAACTCGATCACCTCCAAGGCCACGTTCGGCGAGGCGTGCGACGCCGACCTCCAGGAGCAGTTCTTGTCCGCGATCGCGGTGGTGCTGGAGCTAAGCAGTGGGCTCTGCGTCGGGGATCTCTTCCCGTCCCTGCGGTTCGTGGACGTCGTCACCGGGCTGAGACGCCGGCTCTGGCGAGCGCGCCGGCAGCTCGATGCTGTCTTTGACGAAATCATCGGTAGGTGCGAGGCGCGGCGAGAggggaagaagacggcggcggccGATGACCTTCTGAGCGTCATGCTCAGGATCAAGGACGAGGGGGAGCTTGAGTTCCCCATCGGCACCACAAACATCAAGGCAGTCGTGGTGGTAAGTGGTGAAGGAAGGCCGTATCTTTACTCTCTCAATTTATTACTactttctgtttttgtttttgtttttgaaatGAGGCAAATACTCCATTAATTAAGAAAGAAGATGAGAGAAAAGGTGGTCATATTATTATTGATTTTCAAATCTCATAGGATTTGTTCACCGCGGGGACAGACACGACTTCATCGACCGCCGAGTGGATCATGTCGGAGCTCATACGAAATCCAGAGGCGATGGCGAAGGCGCAGATGGAGAtccgacaagcattggagcatacgAGCGCACAAGACCACGAGGGCTGTATGGACATGTTGCCCTACACAAGGATGGTGATCATGGAGGCATTGAGGCTGCACCCGCCAGTGCCGCTCCTGCTCCCCCGTGTCTGCCGGGAGACCTGCGACATCGGCGGGTTCGAGGTTGCGTCGGGCTCCAGGGTCATGGTCAATGCGTGGGCGATGGCGAGGAGCCCCATGCACTGGGGCGAGGACGCGGAGGAGTTCAGGCCGGAGAGGTTCGAGGATGGAGGAGCGCAAGACTACAACGGCACGCAGTATGAGTACCTGCCGTTCGGGAGCGGCAGGAGGATGTGCCCCGGCGGCAACTTTGGTCTAGCCACGCTCGAGCTCATCACGGTGAGGCTTCTCTACTATTTCGACTGGAGCCTCCCCGCTGGAGTTGGGCCAGATGAGCTTGACATGGAGATGATCGTTACCGGGACGGCCAGGAGAAGGAGCTCGCTGCATCTCGTACCGTCACAATATAAAATTCCAGTGATGGAAATTCAACCATGCTCTCTCTAGATTGAAACCCAGTCTGGCCGTAGGATCCAATACTTCCACATCGGCAATGTACTGAACTTATTAAAACTTACGACCCATGCTGGTCGGCTTCATTGTTAATTGACTACTTTATTATGCAACGCTGTAGTGGTTGGGCAATCACGATCAAATAATCCATTCAAATTTCGGTTTTCGCTACGTTCACAAAAGATGCTGCCCGACGAATATTCATagagttttttttgtttgaaaactactccctccgttcggttTAAATCGACGCGAGTTGTGCAGAGAAAATAGCTTTATGCATGTACATTCCTCGCGTCAATTAAACGTGAACAGAGGTAGTAATATTCATAGAGGTTTGATCGAGTTGCCTTGCAGCATGTGCAACTGCTCGATAATAAATGTTTAATGATGACTAATGATCTATATTGACTAGCATGTGTAATCTAGCTGGCTCATTTTTTAAAGAGTCAATTCCTGTTTTTACCCCCCTAATTACCCCATTTACATAATTTTCATTCTAATTACCCCATTTAGCAAAAGTGCTGCCAACTTGTACCCCTTTTAATTTTTGTACCTCTATGTCATCGAACTAAAGAGCATCCACTGCTATCCCACCAACAATACAAGATGCACGATGCATAATATTCATGCGAAGACGGCAATGTAGGTCGTGTCTGCCAAGCTCCTACGCTGCATATGGAACCTATGCATATGCATTTGTGTGATCCAGTGATCGCACATATGTTTATCAGTCTATGAGGGTATTAAGCAACTCTGCGCACGGGTGTGCTACGTGCAGTTTGAATAAGAACCGAGTTATTGAATTTTGCTTAATAGATCAACGGATCAGGAGTGATGTTCAGTTCGACGTAGCataggttttgatcagcttaagcaGTACATTTGCTGTTCTTTCTTTGAGGGAAGGCACAAGATGTCCTTCATGGTAGAATAAATCAGCATGTCCATGGAAGAAGTACTTGCAGACTCTATGGGAAGGAAGAACACTGATTGTGGTAAATTATTCTTAAACACTTGAACATGGTGTAGCTGGCACTAGAGATCCGTCGATAAAAAGGGTCGCAAAATTTTAGAAGTTGTAAAAATTGGCACATTTTTTTTTGCTAAATGGGGTAATTAGGATGACAAAATTCTACATGGGGTAATTAGTATCAAAAATTTCAAAGTAGGGGGTTAAAACTGGAATTTACTCTTTTTTAAAACATAAGGCTCGTTAAATTAATGAAGTCATTAACCGGCAAGGAGTACAGCGAAAACAATAACAACAAAAATgcaagaagaaaaggaaaaactaggATTGCCAGTTAGAGATACAAACACATGTGCGAAGCTGAAGTCTAAACCAAAAAGAGaccgaacagagcagagcaagctcCACACTATAAGATCTACAAGGACGCCCGAGACTACAGATAAACACCGGTAGGCTGCCCATATCCTGCACGAACACGATCACCGGCAAGGTCTTCGTCGCAATATCGCTGGAGAGTGAACACAGAATCTCGCTGGAGAGTGAACACATGTAGCTGTGCCTTGCGAATTGGGGCCTGGGTTGTTGCCTAAGCCACATGCGGGCGTGATGCTCAGTCTATTCTCACATCCTCACGTCACGTGAGATGTTTTTCCACACAATTTGTTTTTTGAAATTTATGAATGCATCCATTTGGCCCTTTCAAATACGAGGACATCACTTTCAATACGTTGAAAGTTCACATTATGCAATTTGAAAATACCCTTTCGTTTAAGAGTCGCAGGTTAGGATTGTGGGTTGCTGAATTCTGTGATCCAATTTCGGCCACTATATGTAATATGCTCTTTTAAGTTCCCAATCACCATCTTTGTTCATTTTGGAAAAAGTGGTAGACAATTCCTCTGACCTGATAAGGAccataaaattcaaggaaaatgcACTGCAAGCTGGGAAATGATGTGTAAACCAAAGGACCAAGGTGCTCTAGGAATTCGTAATCTCAGATTGCAAAATCAAGCCCTTCTCATAAAAAATCTGCATAAATTCTATAATCACTTTGATATTCCCTGGGTATGTCTTGTCTGGCAAGCATATTATAATAACATAGGTTAACCACAATCCATcaacccaaaagcttcattctggTGGAAGGATTGCCTTGCTCTTTGTTGTGGGTAAACTTTATGGGTGTATCAACaacgtggcctagatccggcaagtccgagtggcccacagacggtgatggtggcatatgcccatcgggcggcccagttgctgtagatcaagatggatgaagtccatccCAGGTAACAGGAGTCGGATCTTACCCGCCCTATGAAGATAGTCGGATGcacgaaggcccatgaagtatccggatccaatacggcGCATAAGAAAAGGTGGATCCTTGGCGTGCACGACAATGTAATGTTCCGtaattaggcatcttgtattccagctaggactctccatgtaaaccctagattcgagcgcctttataagccggattccGGGAGCCCTAGAGAAACAACCACaacccattgtaacaacgcgaaagtgcCCAGATAATTCTAGACAAGAAGCAGTAggtcctgtcatcgtgcaggtgttccaaagctaggtaaatcgcgtaccaccgtcccgaggactctccgcccgatggtccatacttcttctccccctcgtgaggatccctcctccgaggtaccgtcgaataggcaacgacactctTTCTGATAAGTACAAGGAATTGACTAGTGTCAATATACAAAATGGGAAAACAGTCCTCCTATGAAAGGACAATTGgaataatgaaattagacatgacTTTTATCCCCATCCACACTCCTTTGCCAGGAACCAAAGTATTACTGTAGACAAGGCATATGCTGCAAGCAATGAAAACATTTATGATATGTTCCATCTTCCACTCAGTACTGTTGCACATGAATAACTTCATGATCTGGAAGAAGAATTCCTGAACATGAATGTTAGTAATGACCACGACATATGGTCCTTTAATTGGGGCAGTAATTTCTCCACTGAAGGTTTGCGTTGCCCCCGCCTttcgaaccgggactaatgcGGCCCATTAGTCTCGATTCGtttttaaaccgggactaaaactcACAGAGGCTTTGGGCGAAAGctttgttttctactagtgatgctTCATACGGTCATCGCTAATAGGTACAGCCTCTTCAGGTTTCACGTGCAACAACTGGTAGGCCTCCAAGAAAATTGTTGGGTTAGGATCTTCAGACAGGTAATAGGGTTCAAAAAATAGGATAACTAGAGTTTGTGTAATAGGCTTAGTTAAACCAGCTCATTTTAAAGCCACCTCAGCATACAAAATAACTACATTAAACCAGTTATTACATTAAATGTCCTATGCAAGTGGCCGAAGATGAATGGCGACGTTGCAACATCATCATTGTGGTTGTCCTCCATCGCAGAGGGAATCAGCATTGGATGCCTTGCAGAGGAGCTTAAAGGCGACAACGTGGGCTTGGGCATCACATCGCGGCCTATGTGCGGCGTGGATAGGGGTAGCCTAGTCCGGCGAGagcagactagtcacaatggtgagtatactagtatcatgtacatAATACTAGTTTGTGATAGTACCTCGACACatacttatgtcatatttaatattttgtagaatctcaatacaaatatgtgtacatgatgtatttgttataaaattttctagatttatgtgtcatgatacggtatcatattatgatactactcttaTTTCTCACCTGTACATAATACTAGTTTGTGATAGTACCTCGACACatacttatgtcatatttaatattttgtagaatcttaatacaaatgtgtgtacatgatgtatttgttataaaattttctagatttatgtgtcataatacggtatcatattatgatactactcaTATTTACCAACGTGGCATGTATGATACTCCTATTAGGACTAGTCTAAGGCGGCTGAGAAAAATAGAGACATAGGGGAATGGAAACATCCCGCTtggattgattttttttttgaaacagaagAGGTCCCGAAAGACCTAGAGCTTCATTATCAGCGGTGGAGTCACAATTACACAAAGGGTcatgaagaaaagaaaaattacaaaccGACCCAAACTTTTTGCACTAAAGCCCTTTGACCGGCGCAAGAAAACGCGATCAAGGACAGCTCCAAAACCACCACCGTCGAACTCGCCGGAGCCAACCTCCACGCCGCCGGGAAAAAAACCACTTGGGGCATGGAGACGGGAGCTAACTCCGACGAAGCTGATGAGCCTCCGTCTAGATGATTGGAGGTTGAAGAAGTCCTACAGACGACGAGCAAGCGCCGTCTCAGGATGGAGGGGCAGCCCTACGGCCCAGAAAGACGGCGACAGAGGCGCCGTAGAAATCCTCCAAGGGTGgaggggccgcccttcggccatcagatacggcgacagcggcgccgtgaGAAACCTCCGACGAGAAGCCTGCAAACTCCCCTGCTGCGGACGCAGCGGGCACACACTAACAGCACACGCCTCAACctctcctccgccaccaccatGATGACGAGAGAGGAGGGAGCCACCGCTGCATCGGCTGCCGCCAGATCCACCCGACCTCCACACCATCGGTGCCGAAGACGAAACCTAGTAGATCTtctccccctcgcctccacggccgtccAGGAGAAGCTCCACTGAACCGCTGTCCTCAACCCAGCGCCCCTCCTCCTTGGTTAGGAGCGAACATGATGGTAAGCGCATAATGGCAGACATTTTTAGGCGGTAAGCATTGGATAAAAGTTAGAGTGCTCGGATTTGTTGGATCTGCTTTTGGATCACTCTTGCGAGACTTTTTTTCTAAATTATTTTGCCCGTATGCGGCTATATTGATGGCGTTGGAtcaagcgtttggggacgtgttttgttcgtgccgcgtttgggggacgtcgctccccggtcgcgtcccccaaacaaaatttcggaaattttaaacttgtgcgagattcgattaaattcatccaaactaggcatatattacatagattcgaacgagattcgactaaatttaaactaaacctaatctacaagaaacttgcggcggccggaggggtCGTAGtagtggtggaagttgtacatgtcgtcggtgacgacctcctgcttgacgcgctcgtcgacgggctcgtccttcaccaggtcGCTTGGACCCGCCTCGccatcgtcggtgaggtccacgagcggcttgccggagtcgcggatggacatggcgatcgccgtccCGGCGTCGCccttccaggcgtccttgtcgctgAGCgacgccaagtacgccacccgtagccctgggcagtcctcggggtcgtcactgctggcgatgaggcgatgatgccgctcgtactcctccAGCACCGCCGCCTGCGacacttcctccggctcctccttcacctccggcttcgggatgaggagggcgccgccgcgcctctcttaCTGCCGTTGTCGTTGCCTCTGCCGCCGTGCCTCGGatagacgggcgtcgccggctcctccttcaccacgcgattggggacggtgtagggcgccgagcggtaagacgaggacggcgtcgatcgggccggtcctgaggaagaagagttcgaggaggacgagtacgtcgtcctcggctgccattgcgctgcgggagatggtggcagtgaggacggcgcctccaaccttggagcgctgtTGCAGATGCCGTGGATGAcgctctcgagggtgcgccccggaacgccccagaacagggcgcgcccgtccctgttctagctgttcggcccgccgatgagcccggtggtgctgcgcatctccatgtcgtacttgaccttgaagtacGTGCCCCACCAGTCGTTGTTGTTCTTGGCCGCCTAGGTCGGATCGGTCAGGTCGTTGGCGTCGAGTTCAGCCCGCCGGGCCCTGATGGCGTCCTTCCAGCGCTCCGTCCCtggcgtcggtggcggcggcactccaatgccgttcacggccatcttccagccgccgctgcttggcaggcgcatgtccggcgggacgggatatcccgcgtggtacaacgcccacgcctccttGACGATGAGCTAggttgccgcggccgaagccgttcgccgcggcgatcttgcgggacgatgacgacggCATTGCTTGAaagggcgaggagaagatctggtggcggcgaggagatttgggagcggcgagagattgggacgaaccgtagggcctcttaatgtacatcggcggcagcgggtggttgcacgcaataacgccgacaCGAACAGCCacacggccatgcacgacgagacgcgtccctgcttcACCTGGGAAAACCGGGAcggcattaacgtcgcttgaccaaaggtaggcgacggggttttaggcttccgagccactgacgcgtcggtcccgcgtcgcttcgcctcgcttttcgttgtgtccggcgtgcccggagcgtcccctgtgaggaggggatgggctcgggacgccggacagcgtatcgggccgcgccggacaaaaaaagggtTTAGGGGACGGGGCTGGAAACGTCTTTTGTacgacgcgccccaaatcgctttgaagaacggtttgggggacgcgactggagatgctcttaatacaCTGCGTTGTTGTAGGGGTGTAATTGGTGTCTTCCCTTTATTGAAAAATATAGATAGATTGCCTAGAAGATAATAGCATCGCACATACAACAACTTGCATGGTGGAAGCAATTTCATACAACAACTTGAAAAATGTGGTGAGGTAGTACACGAACTTGTAATTGAGGTGCAAATCGGTACAAAACTGTTCTAGACATGACTCGTGGCAGCGTATTTTTGCGAAAAAACCCTGGTACAATtatccattgaactcatgattaaCATACTAATCGCTTAATACTAATCTAATCACATATCCTAAAATGACTACACTGTAGTATGA includes these proteins:
- the LOC124676243 gene encoding cytochrome P450 99A2-like; amino-acid sequence: MELNAASLLSVALVSLAILVSVLLGRRSTPDSKKKRRPPGPRRLPLIGNLLHLLTSEPPVALRDLARKHGPVMYLRLGQVDTVVVSSPAAAQEVLRDTNLAFASRPSFVATEIVCYGNLDVAFAPYGAYWRTLRKICTVELLSARKVRQFAAIRDDETLALVRAVQRAAAGGGGEPVDLGRLLMSCTNSITSKATFGEACDADLQEQFLSAIAVVLELSSGLCVGDLFPSLRFVDVVTGLRRRLWRARRQLDAVFDEIIGRCEARREGKKTAAADDLLSVMLRIKDEGELEFPIGTTNIKAVVVDLFTAGTDTTSSTAEWIMSELIRNPEAMAKAQMEIRQALEHTSAQDHEGCMDMLPYTRMVIMEALRLHPPVPLLLPRVCRETCDIGGFEVASGSRVMVNAWAMARSPMHWGEDAEEFRPERFEDGGAQDYNGTQYEYLPFGSGRRMCPGGNFGLATLELITVRLLYYFDWSLPAGVGPDELDMEMIVTGTARRRSSLHLVPSQYKIPVMEIQPCSL